One genomic segment of Agromyces intestinalis includes these proteins:
- a CDS encoding glutaredoxin family protein, which yields MSSPSDLTPARITMYGADWCIDCRRSKALLDRRGVEYDYVDLLVVEDGADRAKAISGRTNIPVVVFPDGTHFTEPSDAELGAKLDEVGALTA from the coding sequence ATGAGTTCCCCCTCTGACCTGACCCCTGCCCGCATCACGATGTACGGCGCCGACTGGTGCATCGACTGCCGCCGCTCGAAGGCGCTGCTCGACCGTCGTGGTGTCGAATACGACTACGTCGACCTGCTGGTGGTCGAAGACGGCGCCGACCGTGCCAAGGCGATCTCGGGCCGCACGAACATCCCGGTGGTCGTGTTCCCCGACGGCACGCACTTCACCGAGCCGAGCGACGCCGAGCTCGGCGCCAAGCTCGACGAGGTCGGCGCCCTCACCGCCTGA